One Chromatiales bacterium genomic region harbors:
- a CDS encoding TonB-dependent receptor encodes MNQRLSVAVPVAIAVLAASLPAGAAVEEIVVTAQRREQNLQEVPLAVSAFDISQIENRQIDMVKDIGQNIPNLQTYTVTAGAQAIQLHSRGASVQNPGFNVSESPVGIYLDDVYFGRLASVNLDLSDVERLEVLRGPQGTLYGRNTIAGAVKIITRTPGDDRWANVSVGIGNYETTKLTGSVGGPIEEGALAGSISMLYENRNEGWQNNPLTGSSPGEYKNKAARAKLHWYGTENFDAVVTAWAADVENDGYNGVPYTPFQNTGPNALYDPASPDSVPLGGFYANFDPDGVNYGASDQNGANLALSFRFGGMTLKSITGYANVDDRFGFDLAGGGVDDSAGTTGLLIGSDSSLDQISQEFQLLGKLGNSLDWQLGLYYLDEDGSQSYTGAGGFLFAEESNSQTRSYAVYGEGTYQLTEALSVTGGLRWTKDDKDYQISCTGIFCQGGPVDLNENWDEVTGKLAVNYQLNENQLVYLSFTQGYQSGGFQSLCFGDLTAACAATPFDPQTVDSIEAGWKADFFDNRLRFNAAAFYAMYNDIQQVVTNNAGGFPTANIGDVDVYGVELELLWAPIEGLNVYANLGVQESDFGSVDPLSPPGGLGDSCNADPTPPCAVPTDELASNPKWQGKVGFDYSIPLENSLAFFYGLDVFHSDNYYNDARNLVEIDSYTRLNGFIGFGADDRKWQVVLTGKNITDKEDNVSGLFANGFTNMRTPLPPAEYMLNFKVNY; translated from the coding sequence ATGAACCAGCGTTTATCGGTAGCCGTGCCTGTAGCAATTGCCGTCCTCGCCGCCAGCTTGCCGGCCGGCGCTGCCGTCGAGGAAATCGTCGTCACCGCCCAGCGACGTGAACAGAACCTGCAGGAAGTGCCGCTCGCGGTCAGTGCCTTCGATATCAGCCAGATCGAAAACCGGCAGATCGATATGGTCAAGGACATCGGCCAGAACATCCCGAACCTTCAGACTTATACCGTCACGGCCGGCGCACAGGCGATCCAGCTGCACTCCCGCGGCGCAAGCGTGCAGAACCCGGGGTTCAACGTTTCCGAATCACCGGTCGGCATCTACCTCGATGACGTCTACTTCGGCCGGCTCGCGAGCGTGAACCTCGACTTGTCGGATGTGGAACGCCTTGAGGTGCTGCGCGGCCCGCAGGGGACCCTTTACGGGCGCAACACCATTGCCGGTGCCGTCAAGATCATCACCCGCACGCCGGGTGACGATCGCTGGGCCAACGTATCGGTCGGAATCGGCAACTATGAAACCACCAAGCTCACCGGATCGGTGGGCGGGCCGATCGAGGAAGGGGCCCTGGCCGGGTCCATCTCGATGCTCTATGAGAACCGCAACGAGGGTTGGCAGAACAATCCGCTGACGGGCTCAAGTCCCGGCGAATACAAGAACAAGGCTGCCCGCGCGAAACTGCACTGGTACGGCACCGAGAACTTCGACGCCGTGGTGACTGCATGGGCAGCGGACGTTGAAAACGATGGCTATAACGGCGTGCCGTATACCCCGTTCCAGAATACCGGCCCCAATGCCCTTTACGACCCTGCCTCGCCAGACAGCGTTCCGCTGGGCGGCTTCTATGCCAACTTCGACCCGGACGGCGTGAATTACGGCGCGTCAGACCAGAATGGTGCCAATCTTGCCCTGAGTTTCCGCTTCGGCGGCATGACCCTGAAATCGATCACGGGCTACGCCAATGTCGATGACCGCTTCGGCTTCGACCTGGCAGGCGGCGGCGTTGATGACAGCGCCGGCACGACTGGCCTGCTGATCGGCTCTGACTCCAGTCTCGACCAGATCAGCCAGGAGTTCCAGCTGCTTGGCAAGCTGGGCAACAGCCTTGACTGGCAACTGGGCCTTTACTATCTGGACGAAGACGGCTCGCAGTCCTATACCGGAGCCGGCGGTTTCCTCTTCGCCGAGGAGAGCAACAGCCAAACCCGCAGCTACGCGGTGTATGGCGAAGGCACTTATCAGCTGACCGAAGCGCTGTCAGTCACGGGTGGACTGCGCTGGACCAAGGATGACAAGGACTACCAGATCAGCTGCACCGGCATCTTCTGCCAGGGCGGGCCCGTGGATCTCAACGAAAACTGGGACGAAGTCACCGGCAAACTGGCGGTCAATTACCAGCTCAACGAAAACCAGCTGGTCTACCTGAGCTTTACCCAGGGCTACCAGTCAGGTGGATTCCAGTCGCTGTGTTTCGGCGATCTGACTGCGGCCTGTGCCGCCACACCCTTTGATCCACAAACGGTCGACAGCATAGAGGCTGGCTGGAAGGCTGACTTCTTCGACAACCGCCTGCGCTTCAACGCCGCCGCCTTCTACGCGATGTACAACGATATTCAACAGGTCGTCACCAACAACGCCGGCGGTTTCCCGACAGCCAATATCGGCGATGTCGATGTCTATGGCGTCGAACTGGAACTGCTCTGGGCGCCGATCGAGGGGCTGAACGTCTATGCCAACCTGGGTGTCCAGGAGAGTGACTTCGGCTCCGTGGATCCGCTGTCGCCGCCGGGCGGACTCGGTGACTCCTGCAACGCAGACCCCACACCGCCCTGCGCCGTGCCGACCGACGAGCTGGCCTCAAATCCGAAATGGCAGGGCAAGGTCGGATTCGATTACAGCATCCCGCTTGAAAACAGCCTGGCCTTCTTCTATGGCCTTGACGTATTCCATTCGGACAACTACTACAACGACGCGCGGAATCTGGTCGAGATCGACAGCTATACCCGCCTGAACGGCTTCATCGGCTTTGGTGCCGACGACCGCAAGTGGCAAGTCGTACTGACTGGCAAGAACATCACCGACAAGGAAGACAATGTGTCGGGGCTCTTTGCCAACGGGTTCACGAATATGCGCACGCCGCTGCCGCCCGCCGAGTACATGCTGAACTTCAAGGTGAACTACTGA
- a CDS encoding isochorismatase family protein has translation MAQTTAASNYAGVWDNRLGFGRKTALIVIDLLQGYTLKGAPLFAPGVVKAVKEMPELLKLARQHKMPIIHTRVFYNPSDFIDGGIWIKKAPVLKSLVPGNKFAQFCTGVEPGKGELVITKNYASAFFGTSLAATLTAAGIDTLLITGCTTSGCIRATAVDTVQNGFRPIVIRECVGDRHDGPHEANLFDINAKYGDVISKAEALKYIRSLKSGKKAR, from the coding sequence ATGGCGCAGACAACGGCAGCCAGCAACTACGCAGGTGTCTGGGACAACCGGCTGGGCTTCGGCCGGAAGACGGCACTGATCGTTATCGATCTGCTGCAGGGCTACACGCTCAAGGGCGCGCCGTTGTTCGCGCCAGGTGTAGTCAAGGCCGTCAAGGAGATGCCGGAACTCCTGAAACTGGCGCGTCAGCACAAGATGCCGATCATTCACACCCGGGTGTTCTACAACCCGTCCGACTTCATTGATGGCGGCATCTGGATCAAGAAGGCACCGGTGCTGAAGAGCCTGGTGCCGGGTAACAAATTTGCACAGTTCTGCACGGGTGTGGAACCCGGCAAGGGCGAGCTGGTTATCACCAAGAACTACGCGAGCGCCTTCTTCGGTACCTCGCTCGCCGCCACGCTGACTGCAGCCGGCATCGACACGCTGCTGATCACTGGCTGCACGACCTCGGGCTGTATTCGTGCGACGGCAGTGGATACCGTGCAGAACGGCTTCCGGCCGATCGTGATCCGCGAATGCGTCGGCGACCGGCATGACGGCCCGCATGAAGCCAACCTGTTCGACATCAATGCCAAGTATGGCGATGTGATCAGCAAGGCCGAGGCGCTCAAGTACATCCGGAGCCTCAAGTCCGGCAAGAAGGCGCGTTGA
- a CDS encoding polysaccharide deacetylase family protein produces the protein MVTRTDRSKLTQSPHYDYVPIIDRPKFKLPKGARVAVIPYINIEHFPHNIPGTAIIPGTQQFNPDPLNYGWRDYGNRVGLWRMMELMDQIGMRGTVCLNSEIIREYPRIVEEANKRKWAFIGHGINNAPANFLSGIDEKKEREIIGGVLKAMEKAIGRKTKGWLSPFLTHTNNTPNILADLGVEYLCDYTADDHPFPFNVKKGSLISVPYTVELNDIPAFANVGVSSEAFGDMIVDQFDVLYSEGADNARCMPICLHTFWVGQPNKFKHLKRAFAHIASHKDVWLTTGDDVNDWYRKK, from the coding sequence ATGGTCACCAGAACCGATCGCAGCAAACTCACCCAGAGCCCGCACTATGACTATGTGCCGATCATCGACCGGCCAAAGTTCAAGTTGCCTAAGGGCGCCCGCGTGGCAGTCATCCCGTACATCAATATCGAGCACTTCCCGCACAATATTCCCGGTACGGCAATCATTCCCGGCACACAGCAGTTCAATCCGGATCCGCTGAACTATGGCTGGCGCGATTACGGCAACCGGGTCGGCTTGTGGAGGATGATGGAACTGATGGACCAGATCGGCATGCGTGGCACGGTCTGTCTCAATTCCGAGATCATCCGCGAGTACCCGCGGATCGTGGAGGAGGCCAACAAGCGCAAGTGGGCGTTTATCGGCCACGGCATCAACAATGCGCCGGCCAACTTCCTGTCGGGTATCGACGAGAAGAAGGAACGGGAAATCATCGGCGGCGTGCTCAAGGCAATGGAAAAGGCGATTGGCCGCAAGACCAAGGGCTGGCTCTCGCCCTTCCTGACGCACACCAACAACACGCCGAATATTCTTGCTGATCTCGGCGTCGAGTATCTGTGCGACTACACGGCTGACGACCATCCCTTCCCGTTCAATGTGAAGAAGGGCAGTCTGATTTCCGTGCCGTATACCGTGGAGCTGAACGATATTCCGGCCTTCGCCAATGTCGGTGTCAGTTCCGAGGCCTTTGGCGATATGATTGTCGACCAGTTTGATGTGCTATACAGTGAAGGCGCAGATAACGCCCGCTGCATGCCGATCTGCCTGCATACTTTCTGGGTCGGTCAGCCAAACAAGTTCAAGCACCTCAAGCGGGCTTTTGCGCATATTGCCAGCCACAAGGATGTGTGGCTCACCACCGGCGATGACGTCAACGATTGGTATCGCAAGAAGTAG
- a CDS encoding DUF4437 domain-containing protein, with the protein MARPHIEPYVELDHPFKKFDLTGFKGSHYKVLSLDKDTGACTLKVRFDGGFKRKPGLSYSDSEIFVLNGKVKVGKEVWVEGHYAFIPAGMAIGAIEVPQGAEVLLMFNDSEPSFAESSRHHPLTMADAFASVNSYEDRPWAPGNLVSPSVASGCLIKVLHYDPLTEAISFLYCMTPQFAQDNISYHDSAEESYHIWGTSWMMQFGELPTGGYFWRPPYINHGSFRCKYGTIAFGRTDSILFNYFHFNPWTNPDENKLRAAANLYRKRPALYNWVMSDGHNHPHGPTDFENPDYVNDPQVRLLHGEPVGGHVGKKRRK; encoded by the coding sequence GTGGCACGACCGCATATAGAGCCGTACGTAGAGCTCGACCATCCCTTCAAGAAGTTTGACCTGACCGGCTTCAAGGGCAGTCACTACAAGGTGCTGTCCCTCGACAAGGACACCGGTGCCTGCACGCTCAAAGTCCGCTTTGACGGCGGCTTCAAGCGCAAGCCCGGCCTCAGCTACTCGGATTCCGAGATCTTTGTCCTCAACGGCAAGGTCAAGGTCGGCAAGGAGGTCTGGGTCGAGGGCCACTACGCCTTCATTCCGGCCGGCATGGCGATCGGTGCCATCGAGGTGCCGCAGGGCGCGGAAGTGCTGCTGATGTTCAACGACAGTGAGCCGAGCTTTGCCGAGTCCAGCCGGCATCATCCGCTGACCATGGCGGATGCCTTTGCCTCGGTCAACAGCTATGAAGACCGTCCCTGGGCGCCCGGCAATCTCGTGTCGCCTTCCGTGGCTTCAGGATGCCTGATCAAGGTGCTGCACTATGATCCGCTCACCGAGGCGATCAGCTTCCTGTACTGCATGACCCCGCAGTTTGCCCAGGACAACATCAGCTATCACGACAGCGCTGAAGAGTCGTATCACATCTGGGGTACGTCATGGATGATGCAGTTCGGCGAGCTGCCGACGGGTGGCTACTTCTGGCGTCCGCCGTATATCAACCACGGTTCATTCCGCTGCAAGTACGGCACGATTGCCTTCGGCCGCACTGATTCGATCCTGTTCAACTACTTCCATTTCAATCCGTGGACGAACCCGGACGAGAACAAGCTGCGTGCAGCGGCCAACCTGTATCGCAAGCGCCCGGCACTCTATAACTGGGTGATGTCGGATGGTCACAACCATCCGCATGGTCCGACCGACTTCGAGAATCCTGACTATGTGAACGACCCCCAGGTGCGCCTGCTGCACGGCGAGCCGGTTGGCGGGCATGTCGGCAAGAAGCGGCGGAAGTAG
- a CDS encoding DUF1838 family protein, which yields MTTRRDFVSSFATVGAAGAAALAMGATGPARADAPAALGTAMGKGLDGPYVDLRTGKGNQNVYARIQGDLDFGKEKHGWYKGFVSAVRPDQKLKDLFGFEGFGSVKLEQMPDGSIRRILREVGLYTDLKSGEVLDEWYNPYIDERVRVVHVANDPFNYLIEEYFPLPPTFGNLNAEKPPRVPFILPWQQRGSRLDMEIHIHLNYPNALKPDQWPRESSGKFVRVSEFFAHHLNLADVQNPKMTKLPYHGVWNRVTPWLPWMLMGQAPGHCQYACFMGSGESLEEIHSRKVLDYVEKHYPTYFKAPDKWSDVSLSSLENYAREQKPAAPKPK from the coding sequence ATGACAACCCGTCGTGATTTTGTATCGTCCTTTGCCACCGTCGGCGCCGCGGGCGCAGCGGCACTGGCGATGGGAGCTACCGGTCCGGCGAGAGCCGATGCGCCGGCGGCGCTGGGCACTGCGATGGGCAAGGGGCTTGATGGCCCGTATGTCGACTTGCGTACCGGAAAGGGAAACCAGAACGTCTACGCCCGGATTCAGGGTGATCTGGATTTCGGCAAGGAGAAGCACGGCTGGTACAAGGGTTTTGTATCAGCGGTGCGGCCCGACCAGAAACTCAAGGATCTCTTTGGTTTCGAGGGTTTTGGTTCGGTCAAGCTGGAGCAGATGCCGGATGGTTCCATCCGGCGCATCCTGCGCGAAGTCGGCCTCTATACCGACCTGAAATCGGGTGAAGTGCTCGATGAGTGGTACAACCCGTACATCGATGAGCGGGTTCGCGTGGTGCATGTCGCCAACGATCCCTTCAATTACCTCATCGAGGAATACTTTCCCTTGCCGCCCACGTTCGGCAATCTCAATGCGGAGAAGCCGCCGCGCGTGCCCTTCATCCTGCCCTGGCAGCAACGCGGCAGCCGGCTGGATATGGAGATCCACATCCATCTGAATTACCCGAATGCACTCAAGCCCGATCAGTGGCCGCGCGAGTCGAGCGGCAAGTTCGTCCGGGTCTCGGAGTTCTTCGCGCATCATCTCAATCTCGCGGATGTACAGAATCCGAAGATGACGAAGCTGCCCTATCACGGGGTCTGGAATCGTGTCACGCCGTGGCTGCCGTGGATGCTGATGGGGCAGGCGCCGGGGCACTGCCAGTACGCCTGTTTTATGGGTTCAGGTGAAAGCCTCGAGGAGATCCACTCCCGCAAGGTACTCGACTATGTGGAGAAGCATTACCCCACGTATTTCAAGGCACCTGACAAGTGGTCCGATGTGAGCCTCTCAAGCCTTGAGAACTACGCCCGCGAGCAGAAACCGGCTGCGCCGAAGCCGAAATAA